From the genome of Mucilaginibacter paludis DSM 18603:
GCGTTGGTCAACAGGGTTTTAACCGTTACGGAATCTTTTACGTTTAACAGTATCACGGTAGCGCCGTCGATAGGTTTATGTTGTTCGTCTAAAATTAAACCTGTTATTTTTGCTCCGGGCTGTTGGGCAAATGCAAAAGCAGGGGCAAAGCATGTCCATATGGTTAATAAAACCAGGGTCAATATTTTCATAAAAACTTGTGTAGGGGCTTGGTTAATGAAACTTAGTCGCGCAGAACCCAAGGGCCTACTTACAGGCCGTGAGGAAGTATCAGCTTTACTCAGAATTTGATAATCACCTTATGGTGCATTCTGGGTTGGGGTATGTATCCGCAATTAATTTAACACATCCCCATGCCCTTGAATACTCCTGCGGCGCGCGCTTTTATTTCGCTTTGTGCAGATAGATATTGCCGTTCATGTTTTTCATCAGGATTTCGGGGCCGCCACCACCAATTTTTCCGTACACCGTTTCGTCAATGGTGAGTTGATACACACCGTCCTTTTTGCTTTTATTGATCTTGGTTTGTGATTTTTCGGATACGATATCAAAATCACTGAAAATATCGCCGCGGTCCGACTTTAATTTAACATTGGCTTTTAAAGCCGGTGGAAAGGTTACGTTGATATTGCCATTCAAGGTAGTAAATGCCATAGCGGCCTTGGGGTCGATATTTTTAAAGGTAACTGCCACATTGCCGTTTATGGTATTAGCCACTACCGCGCCCGAAACCTCATCAAGCTTGATATTTCCGTTTACATTAACAATCTCCATATCACCATTGATATTGCTTACCCAGATATCGCCGTTGTTTACCGTAGAGACTTTTAAGTTTGCAATACCCACCGGGATCCTGATCATCAGGTTTGCTTGTTTTTGTGGCATACCCGAACTCACGTTCACACGGTTGTTTTTTTCCTGGGCCATAATATCCATCCTGCCGCTGCCCGAAATTCGCTTCATGCCAGTTTTGCGGTCGTTTTCTTCTCGTCGGCCTCCGCCCGACTGAACTTCGATAATAATGTCTTTTCCATCATAGCTGTTTACTTTAACGGAGCCAAATACCAGGTCGACAACCAAAGTATATGGCTTGCCCGGGTCGTTCAGCGGTACCACCAGCTGTTCTGCTTGCTGGGCCATCAGCTTGAACGATAAGGATAGGATTGTCAGCAGTATTCCTGCAAATTTTATTGTTTTCATGTTTAATTAATTAGGATTGTTTTTTAATATAAACGTTGCCATTTAAAGTTTCAAATTAAAAAAGGTTGCCACCCTTACCAATGCGCACCTGCGTAGTTTTATTTAATTTAAAAGTGGTGCCGTTGGCTTTTTTGTCCTGTGTTTTTACTACTTGGGCAGGTAGTATTTCTGTATCCGTAAAGTCGGTAAAAAACTTACCATTCATACTCTTCAATTGCAGGTTGGCTGCAAAGTTTGCCGGGTAAGTTACCTGCAGTTTTCCGTTCAGGGTATAATAGGATGATGCTTGTGGCGGAACTGAAAGATAACCGGCTGTTAAATTACCATTGATAGTATGCGCATCTGTAACACCCTTGGCGTTGGCTATACTTATTCCGCCATTTACGTTGTTTAGTTTAAGGGCGCCATATACATCTTTCACATCAATCTCGCCATTGTTCACCGTCGAAATTCGCAGATTAACCTCATTGGGTACCTTAACGGTAAATTCCAATCGAACCATGTAGGGTGTTTCACGGTCATTGGTATGGCTGCTCCAACTGCCGTTATGCGGTTTGGTATGATAGGGTTGGTCAATGTAGGCCATAATGGTATCAGCATTTTGCTCAAATCCTAATTTAAACTCCTTTTTGCCGGTTTCCACATCGGCCCTGTTTGGGGCGGTAATAACTTCGTCTACTTCAACAATCACTTGTTTGCCTGCATAGCCCTCCACTTTAACAGAGCCCAATAAATTGTATATGGCTACAACCGTGCTGGCCGCGGGCTTCTGGAGGCTGAATTGTTTGCTGATATGATCTTTAAACGGTTGCGCGTATCCTGTAATCTGGACAAGGCAAAGGCCGCATCCCGCTAAAAGCGGAATTAAATTTCTTGTTTTCATATTCATTGGGGTTTAAATTAAAACTTTAATGGTTTCACTAATCTTATCCCGTACACCTTGGTCAAGGTTCTTTTGTTTCAACAGTTTTCTGAATGACCCTATCGACCGCTTCTCCTGTAGTTTAAGCATTACATCCGCAATGGCCGATTGCATCAACGGCGAGTCCTGTTCGGTAATGGATTGGATCAATCCTTCCCGCACCTCCGGGTGGCCTGCCAGTTGAGTCAACGCGTCCAGGGTGCTCAGGCGCACATTCACATTAGGGTCGTTGTTCAACGTAGCCAGCAGAGCGTCTATCACCTGTTTGTCGGCATGTTTGATCTCGGTGGTATAGCTCACCCCCCTGATGCGCTCGGATGCCGATGGGTTTTCAAGCAGGGCCAGCATCATGGTTTGCCTCAGCTCATGCACCTGCGAGGTTAGGGCCTGTAGTTGCTGCTCCTGGTTGCTTTTTCGATCATGGAAAACCAGGTATCCGCATCCTAAGGTAACCAGCACTATCGCCAGGTTATAAGCCATTGGCCAGCGCGGCTGCCATTGCCACAATTGCTTCAATTGCTCCTGTAGATTATGCCACCAGCCTTGATCCTCAGCAACCGATTCTTTATACGTATCCAGCATGGCCTGGAACTTTACCTTTAAATGTGCAGATGGCTCAGGTGTTTCCAACTCACCCATCAGTTGCCACATTTGTTGCATGGTTTGTAATTCTTCCGCGCAATCTGCGCATCCGGCTAAGTGCTGTTCTAAATTTTCGTTTTCGGCCGGTGTTAATTCGTTATTGATCCGGTTGGTAAACAGATCCCGGTATTGCTCACATTTCATTTTGATATCCTGTTTAACGTTCCATTTTTACATAAATCTCTTTAAGCTCCTGCATCGCCCTATGCACCCTCACTTTTACGGCACCTTCGGTAATGTTCAGTATTTTGGCTATCTCCTGGTGCTTCAGTTCCTGGAAACGGCTCAGGGTAAGCACCTCCCGTTGGTCCTCGTTTAAGCGGGCCATGGCATTGTGAAGTTCCCTGTGGGCCTGCTTTTTTTCCAATTGGCCGTCTGCCGGTGTCCCGCCGCCAATTCTGTCGGCCATATCGTCCACGCTCTCCTGTTGCATAGGTAGCTTGCTTTTACGGGCGCTGTCTTTCAATACATTTCGCGCTATCGAGTACATCCAGTGTACAAATTCACCCTCGCCGGTAAACGTGTAGCGGTACTTCAGCATTTTGTAAAAAACAGTCTGCACCATATCTTCGCTCGCCTCCCGGCGGTAGGTCATGTGATACAGAAAGCCATACAAGGGACGGTGATACCGCTCAAAAAGCAGGCTCATTTTGTCCAGGTCTCCGGCTTTCACCTTGAGCATGATCGTGTTATCGGTCAGCGTGTTCAATCAGTTTTGGGTGTTTGTTATATCACTGGAAACTTCGGTAAAATAAAATGGTTACAGGGAATTGATGTTTTTTTTATTTGGGGGATTTCGGACGATAGAATGCGGCTGGGATAATTGCGAGGATTTACATTCCGTATTGAAGTCGGTGGGGACACCGACTACGGGGAGGGAATTCTTATAATCTTAGATATTGATTGTTTTTTACTGTACGAATACCAAACCAGTTGCTGTGGAGGATTTAGTCGATAGTACTGTTTCCGACCCGTTTAACCAATATGTAGCTAATGTTGTATATTGTCCCGGTCCAGCATCAGTGCCGGATATGTATAAGTTGTTGTTAGGGTCAATACATACGCCAGTTGCCCTCACACCTACGCCAGTTGTTTTACTTAAGGTGGTAAGTACGCCATTTTTCCAATAAACAGCATTAGTGTTCCCTCCGCCAGTGGAAATATCTCCGGCGACATAAATATCATTTCCTTTCACGGCAATGGCCAATGCTTTTTGAGAAATTTTACTTGGATTAGGCATATATACCGCGACACCGTTTTTCCAATATCCGGCATAAGTGGTAGTTGTGACAGGATTACCATACATATCGCCGACCACATAAACATCTGTTCCAGATACTATTATACCATTGGCATATTCACTGTTCGGTAGTTTTATGATATTTCCGTTTTTCCAATAAACACCCTCACCATAATTATCACCTGAAATATAGATGTCCGAACCGGATATAGCTATTCCCGTTGTGTGCCAGAATAAGTCGTCATTGCCCCCTTTTACTGTTGGGTGCGGTAAATAATTTAGCACGCCATTTTTCCAATACACAGGTATTAAAGGATAATACCCTGCTGTTAACATGGTACCCGATACATATACATCGGCGCCCATTAACGCAATACCGGTAACTTGGGAGCTGGTATTTGCCGGGGTGTATAAAGTACCAATGACGCTTCCATTTTTCCAATATACACATTCATTTCCATTATTGCCTGCTATATAAACATCTCTTCCCTGTGCGGTTATTCTTGGCGAGGTGGCTTTTTTTGTAGATAAATTAAGAACTCCACCGCCATGCCAGAGTGCCGGTGTTGCAAAAGTATCTGCAGCAGTTGAAAACGAGCCTCCTATAACATATAGACCGGGCTCACCGCCCGCTACAGCAACAGGTAAAGCATTGATATCTTGTTCGCTAGGCTTGCACGCCATAACAAAGCAAGCTACTGTAGCTATATAAAATAGTGAGAGCCTATTTACAAACAACATAATACGTTTAATTAAAATATAAAAGTAAATAATAGCTTCGTATTATTACTGGGATAGGTAAATATTTCTGTAATAATTCGCACTCCCACCCAAGATTATGTTTGTAGGCTTACCCGAAAAAAATCTAATATTTAAAAAGTGATAAGGCGATATTTCAGGGCGTGATAGCTACTATTACCTCAAAGTCGGTGTCCCCACCGACTTTACCACCTCCATCAAATCTCCCCCTTCAAAACGGCCCAAACATTATTAGCCACAATTTTGGCCCCTTTAGCAGTAGGATGTATGCCATCAGCCTGGTTTAATTCTTTAATACCGGCTACGTTTTGCAGCAGAAAGGGCACAAAGGCCATCTTATTCTTTTGAGCCAGCGCCGGGAATATTTTTTTGAAAGCAGTGGCATAATCGGCTCCCATGTTGGGCGGTACCATCATGCCGGTGAGGATGAGTTTAGCATCGGGATATTTTGCTTTAACTTTATCTATAATGGTTTGCAGGTTTTGGGCGGTTTCGGTAGTGGGGATGCCGCGTAGCCCATCGTTCGCGCCAAGTTCTAAGATAAAAATGTCAACCTTTTGTTTCAGCAGCCAGTCTATCCGGCCCTTGCCGCCTGCGGATGTTTCGCCGCTCAGGCCGCCGTTAATTACTTTGTACGATAATTTAGCCGAATCAATCTTGGCCTGAACAAGGGCCGGGAATGCTTCGGATTGCGGGTCGTCCAGCCCGTAACCGGCGGTGAGGCTGTCGCCAAAAAATAAAATGGTTTTGGTATTTGCTGGTTGGGGTGTAGTGGATGTTTGTGTAGCGGCAGTATCACTGTGGCCTGGCGTTGATTTGGAATTACCGCAGGCGCAGCTAAACAGGATGATGATTATTAATGAGCAATAGTGTAACTTATGCATAAAATTGTTTTCTAAGTAATTAGTAATGATTTTTAAACATCCCGGTGACATTTAAGTTTAGCTATAAAGCTATTTTAGAAACATTAAATATTGACTAACCGGGTCGGGCAAATTAAAGCAAACCTGACCCACATTCCAAAAACATTTGTGGAAACCATCCTGAACATTAAAGATCTGAGTAAAACATATCAAAGCGGCGGACAGCCCCTCACCGTACTACATAATATTAATTTTTCTATCGAAGCCGGTTCAACCGCCGCCATTGTAGGGCCATCCGGGAGCGGTAAAACAACGCTGCTGGGCCTATGCGCCGGGCTCGACCGTTCTACCAGCGGCATAGTAGAACTGAACAATATCCAGTTAGATAAACTAACTGAAGACGAGCGCGCGCAGGTGCGTAACCAATACGTGGGCTTTATATTCCAAAACTTCCAGCTGCTGCCAACCTTAACCGCGTTAGAAAACGTGATGGTACCGTTGGAGCTGCGCGGCGAAAAAAATATCAGGCCACGCGCCCTGGAGTTGTTGGATAAGGTTGGCCTGGCATCGCGCGGGCACCATTACCCAGCCCAGCTTTCAGGCGGAGAGCAGCAAAGGGTATCCCTGGCCAGGGCGTTTTCCAATCAGCCTAAAATATTATTTGCCGACGAACCTACCGGCAACCTTGATGCCGAAACCAGCGAGAAGGTAGTGAAACTGCTTTTTGACCTGAACCGCGAAGCCGGCACCACACTCATCCTGGTTACGCACGATCTGGAACTGGCATCAAAAACCCAACGCATTATCCGTATTAAGGGCGGGCACCTGGTGGAGGATGTGCGTTTGGGGGCCATGGTTGATGGTCGATAGTCGATGGTCCATGGTTAAAACCTGTAAAGTCCATAGTTGATAGACCATAGCTAAACTTTTTTTGTGTATTTAAAAATGAATCCTCAACCCTTATCTTCATCCATGGACTATTGACCATGGACTATGGACCATCGACCATGGACTAAAAAAAACATGGACTAAAAATTACAAAATGAATCAATCCTCAAATATAAATTTCCCCTGGTTATTCAAAATGGCTTGGCGCGATAGTCGGCGTAACCGGTCGCGTTTGTTTTTATTTATCTCGTCTATCGTATTGGGGATTGCGGCCCTGGTGGCTATCTATTCTTTTGGCGATAACTTAAGGCAAAATATTGATGACCAGGCAGCCACGCTGATCGGCGCCGACCTGGTGATCTCCTCTAACAAAGCAGTAACACCGGCGATCCAGAAATTGGTTGATTCGTTGGGCGACGACAGGTCGCGCGAACTCGACTTCGCTTCCATGATCCAGTTTACCAAAGATAAGGGCACGCGCCTGGTACAGGTAAAAGCCCTGGAAGGCGACTTTCCCTATTACGGCGACCTGGAGACTACGCCCGAGGTGGCCGGTAAAACCTTCAGGAACGCGCAGGAGGCTTTGGTTGATAAAACCCTGATCCTTCAGTTTAACTCCCGCGTGGGTGATTCCATCCGGGTAGGGGCGGTTACTTTTAAAATTGCCGGGGTATTGAATAAGGCACCTGGCCAGAGCGGTGTATCATCAAGCGTTGCACCTGTTGTGTACATTCCGCTAAAATACATGGCCCAAACTGGTTTAATGCAAAAGGGAAGCCGCATCAATTATAAGTATTACTTTAAGTACAGGCACCAGATTGATATGGATAAACTGGTGAAAAAGATTGAGCCGCGTATTGAAAAGGAAGGGATGAACTACGATACCATAGCCACCCAGAAGGAGCAAACCGGAAAATCGTTTGCCGACCTTACCCGCTTTTTGGCCCTGGTAGGCTTTATCGCTTTGCTGCTGGGTTGTATCGGCGTAGCCAGCGCCATCCACATTTATGTGCGCGAAAAAATCGGTACCATTGCCATATTGCGCTGTTTAGGTGTTAAAGCATCACAGGCCTTTTTAATTTACCTCATCCAGATTGTCGGTGTGGGGTTTGTAGGCTCGGTTATCGGCTCGTTGCTGGGTACCTTGATTCAACAGCTGCTACCGGTTGTTTTAAAGGACTTTATACCTTTTACCATCGATGTAACCCTATCATGGTGGGCCATAGGGCAGGGTATTATCCTGGGTGTTATTATTTCTGTTTTATTTGCCCTGCTGCCATTGGTATCAGTCCGCAATATTTCGCCGCTTAATACCCTGCGGCTGAGCTTTGAAGAAACCAGTTTAACACGTGATCCTTTAAAATGGCTGGTCTACCTGCTCATTCTGCTGTTTATCTCGGGCTTTACTTATCTGCAACTCAAAAGCTTCCCGCAAACGGTGGTATTTGTCGTTTGCATTTTGGTAGCTTTTTTAATACTGGCAGGCATGGCCCGATTGTTAATGTGGCTGGTCAAACGTTTCTTCCCGTTTTCATGGAGTTATTTATGGCGACAAGGTTTTTCTAATTTATACCGGCCCAATAACCAATCGGTCATCCTGATCATCTCCATTGGTTTAGGTACGGCCTTTATCTGCACGCTGTTTTTTATACAAGGTATTTTAATTGATAGGGTTACCCTATCGTCGAGTGGCAAGCAACCTAATCTTATCCTGTTCGATATCCAATCCACTCAAAAACAAGCCGTAGCAGCTTTAACCAAAAGTCAGGGTTTGCCGGTAACATCGCAGGTGCCCATTGTTACCATGACACTGATGGAAGTGAACGGCAAAACTGCTTTGCAACTGAAAAAAGACAGTGGTAAAAACGCTATACCGCACCAGGTTTTAACCCGCGAATACCGGGTAACGTATCGTGATACGCTCACCGAGACCGAAAAAATAACTGAAGGTAAGTGGATTGGCGAATCATCGCCAAACGAAACTATCCCGATTTCGGTGGAAGAGGGTTATGCCCACCGCAGCCATTTGAACATGGGTGATAAACTGCTGTTTAATGTACAGGGGA
Proteins encoded in this window:
- a CDS encoding RNA polymerase sigma factor; protein product: MLKVKAGDLDKMSLLFERYHRPLYGFLYHMTYRREASEDMVQTVFYKMLKYRYTFTGEGEFVHWMYSIARNVLKDSARKSKLPMQQESVDDMADRIGGGTPADGQLEKKQAHRELHNAMARLNEDQREVLTLSRFQELKHQEIAKILNITEGAVKVRVHRAMQELKEIYVKMER
- a CDS encoding ABC transporter permease; translation: MNQSSNINFPWLFKMAWRDSRRNRSRLFLFISSIVLGIAALVAIYSFGDNLRQNIDDQAATLIGADLVISSNKAVTPAIQKLVDSLGDDRSRELDFASMIQFTKDKGTRLVQVKALEGDFPYYGDLETTPEVAGKTFRNAQEALVDKTLILQFNSRVGDSIRVGAVTFKIAGVLNKAPGQSGVSSSVAPVVYIPLKYMAQTGLMQKGSRINYKYYFKYRHQIDMDKLVKKIEPRIEKEGMNYDTIATQKEQTGKSFADLTRFLALVGFIALLLGCIGVASAIHIYVREKIGTIAILRCLGVKASQAFLIYLIQIVGVGFVGSVIGSLLGTLIQQLLPVVLKDFIPFTIDVTLSWWAIGQGIILGVIISVLFALLPLVSVRNISPLNTLRLSFEETSLTRDPLKWLVYLLILLFISGFTYLQLKSFPQTVVFVVCILVAFLILAGMARLLMWLVKRFFPFSWSYLWRQGFSNLYRPNNQSVILIISIGLGTAFICTLFFIQGILIDRVTLSSSGKQPNLILFDIQSTQKQAVAALTKSQGLPVTSQVPIVTMTLMEVNGKTALQLKKDSGKNAIPHQVLTREYRVTYRDTLTETEKITEGKWIGESSPNETIPISVEEGYAHRSHLNMGDKLLFNVQGMPMLTQIKSLRSVNYTRVQTNFLVVFPAGILEQAPQFYVEITRVPDSKASARFQQQVVRSFPNVSVIDLALILSVIDELLGKIGFVIRFMAGFSIITGIIVLIASVRISKYQRIQESVLLRTLGASRKQILAITSLEYFFLGALAAATGILLSLAGSWALAKYTFDSTFNPHVLSVLAIFVLICLLTVAIGLLNSRGVLNKSPLEVLRNDV
- a CDS encoding zf-HC2 domain-containing protein, with the translated sequence MKCEQYRDLFTNRINNELTPAENENLEQHLAGCADCAEELQTMQQMWQLMGELETPEPSAHLKVKFQAMLDTYKESVAEDQGWWHNLQEQLKQLWQWQPRWPMAYNLAIVLVTLGCGYLVFHDRKSNQEQQLQALTSQVHELRQTMMLALLENPSASERIRGVSYTTEIKHADKQVIDALLATLNNDPNVNVRLSTLDALTQLAGHPEVREGLIQSITEQDSPLMQSAIADVMLKLQEKRSIGSFRKLLKQKNLDQGVRDKISETIKVLI
- a CDS encoding ABC transporter ATP-binding protein, with amino-acid sequence MTNRVGQIKANLTHIPKTFVETILNIKDLSKTYQSGGQPLTVLHNINFSIEAGSTAAIVGPSGSGKTTLLGLCAGLDRSTSGIVELNNIQLDKLTEDERAQVRNQYVGFIFQNFQLLPTLTALENVMVPLELRGEKNIRPRALELLDKVGLASRGHHYPAQLSGGEQQRVSLARAFSNQPKILFADEPTGNLDAETSEKVVKLLFDLNREAGTTLILVTHDLELASKTQRIIRIKGGHLVEDVRLGAMVDGR
- a CDS encoding DUF4097 family beta strand repeat-containing protein, with the translated sequence MKTIKFAGILLTILSLSFKLMAQQAEQLVVPLNDPGKPYTLVVDLVFGSVKVNSYDGKDIIIEVQSGGGRREENDRKTGMKRISGSGRMDIMAQEKNNRVNVSSGMPQKQANLMIRIPVGIANLKVSTVNNGDIWVSNINGDMEIVNVNGNIKLDEVSGAVVANTINGNVAVTFKNIDPKAAMAFTTLNGNINVTFPPALKANVKLKSDRGDIFSDFDIVSEKSQTKINKSKKDGVYQLTIDETVYGKIGGGGPEILMKNMNGNIYLHKAK
- a CDS encoding arylesterase, whose product is MHKLHYCSLIIIILFSCACGNSKSTPGHSDTAATQTSTTPQPANTKTILFFGDSLTAGYGLDDPQSEAFPALVQAKIDSAKLSYKVINGGLSGETSAGGKGRIDWLLKQKVDIFILELGANDGLRGIPTTETAQNLQTIIDKVKAKYPDAKLILTGMMVPPNMGADYATAFKKIFPALAQKNKMAFVPFLLQNVAGIKELNQADGIHPTAKGAKIVANNVWAVLKGEI
- a CDS encoding DUF4097 family beta strand repeat-containing protein, which encodes MKTRNLIPLLAGCGLCLVQITGYAQPFKDHISKQFSLQKPAASTVVAIYNLLGSVKVEGYAGKQVIVEVDEVITAPNRADVETGKKEFKLGFEQNADTIMAYIDQPYHTKPHNGSWSSHTNDRETPYMVRLEFTVKVPNEVNLRISTVNNGEIDVKDVYGALKLNNVNGGISIANAKGVTDAHTINGNLTAGYLSVPPQASSYYTLNGKLQVTYPANFAANLQLKSMNGKFFTDFTDTEILPAQVVKTQDKKANGTTFKLNKTTQVRIGKGGNLF